From Actinosynnema mirum DSM 43827, a single genomic window includes:
- a CDS encoding ATP-binding protein — translation MVLDIGSEGAARPLSLDLSQRTPPLARVRRWAGEVLAGLNDEQLGDTMLVVTELVSNAFDHGRAPRALRLHRQGAPWLVRVEVDDASPSLPVIGRSRLGGYRGRGMLIVSNLCRGWGVTHRSGGKTVWAEIACAS, via the coding sequence GTGGTCCTGGACATCGGTTCCGAGGGCGCCGCGCGCCCGCTGTCGCTGGACCTCTCGCAGCGCACGCCGCCGCTGGCGCGCGTGCGGCGCTGGGCGGGCGAGGTGCTCGCGGGCCTGAACGACGAGCAGCTCGGCGACACGATGCTCGTGGTGACCGAGCTCGTCAGCAACGCGTTCGACCACGGCCGGGCGCCGCGCGCGCTGCGGCTGCACCGGCAGGGCGCGCCCTGGCTGGTGCGCGTGGAGGTGGACGACGCGTCCCCGTCGCTGCCGGTCATCGGCCGCTCCCGCCTCGGCGGCTACCGGGGCCGGGGGATGCTGATCGTGTCGAACCTGTGCCGGGGGTGGGGCGTCACCCACCGGTCGGGCGGCAAAACGGTGTGGGCCGAGATCGCCTGCGCGTCGTGA